A single window of Deltaproteobacteria bacterium DNA harbors:
- a CDS encoding TldD/PmbA family protein, producing MLDLRLLKSEMEAATGTYSELRYQENVDIRLALLNGQLVTNLQESSRGVSARAFSGGYWGFSSHVSPTKESASSALKEAVRNATFLSGRKKKHASLSPAKGLNFEKSYASGRAPLNASAWIDFLKGIDSLITSTYKDLKARSVTLAALDMEKHFLTSDGALVHTLVPRAHLIVSMTKDSKQGPVQARDNRGGLGQLQDQVVPDPANYAAWLDEIYQMVSKKSDGILPASGEHDVILAADLAGILAHEAVGHTAEADLVLGGSVAGDCLGRQVASPLVSLVDFAHTYEGKVAPQPVHVDDEGVDAKDTVIIENGILKTFMNNRETASHFAQPATGHARAFTFADEPLIRMRNTAILPGKSKLPAMISSIENGYYLKKAGNGQADTTGEFMFAVGFGYEIKNGKLGRPLRDSTISGVAFDMLKSVSMVSDDFEWESSGYCGKKQPMPVGMGGPAIKCRLQVGGQ from the coding sequence ATGTTAGATCTTCGTTTACTCAAGTCAGAAATGGAAGCGGCCACCGGGACTTACTCAGAGCTGCGTTACCAAGAAAATGTCGACATTCGTTTGGCCCTTCTCAATGGTCAGCTTGTCACAAATCTTCAGGAAAGTTCTCGCGGTGTTTCGGCACGAGCCTTTAGCGGTGGCTACTGGGGCTTTTCTTCGCATGTTAGTCCGACGAAAGAATCTGCGTCGTCGGCGTTGAAAGAGGCTGTTCGGAATGCGACTTTCCTGAGTGGCCGAAAGAAAAAGCACGCAAGTCTTTCGCCAGCTAAAGGCTTAAATTTTGAGAAGAGCTACGCCAGTGGTCGTGCTCCGCTGAACGCTTCGGCATGGATTGATTTTTTGAAAGGAATCGATTCGCTGATCACCTCGACTTACAAGGATCTGAAGGCTCGTTCCGTCACGCTGGCTGCATTGGATATGGAAAAACATTTTCTTACATCGGACGGAGCGCTGGTTCATACTTTGGTTCCACGGGCGCATTTGATCGTGTCGATGACAAAAGACTCTAAGCAAGGTCCCGTTCAAGCTCGCGACAATCGCGGCGGTTTAGGGCAGCTTCAGGACCAAGTCGTTCCTGATCCAGCCAACTACGCCGCTTGGTTAGATGAAATTTATCAAATGGTGAGTAAGAAATCCGATGGCATTTTGCCGGCTTCCGGAGAACACGATGTGATACTGGCTGCCGATCTCGCGGGAATTCTCGCACATGAGGCCGTTGGGCACACCGCGGAGGCCGATTTAGTTTTGGGTGGTTCTGTTGCGGGTGATTGCCTCGGTCGTCAAGTCGCAAGCCCCTTGGTTTCATTGGTCGATTTCGCTCATACTTACGAGGGCAAAGTGGCGCCTCAACCAGTGCATGTTGACGATGAAGGTGTCGACGCAAAAGACACCGTGATTATCGAAAACGGGATATTAAAAACATTTATGAACAATCGAGAAACCGCATCGCATTTTGCTCAGCCGGCGACGGGCCACGCACGCGCGTTCACATTTGCCGACGAACCGCTGATTCGAATGCGCAACACGGCCATTTTGCCAGGTAAGTCGAAGCTTCCTGCCATGATTTCGTCGATCGAAAATGGTTACTACTTGAAGAAAGCGGGAAATGGACAAGCGGACACGACGGGAGAGTTTATGTTTGCCGTCGGGTTTGGGTACGAAATTAAAAACGGAAAACTGGGTCGACCGTTACGAGATTCGACTATTTCTGGCGTCGCGTTTGATATGCTGAAGTCGGTTTCAATGGTCTCGGACGATTTTGAATGGGAATCATCAGGTTATTGCGGCAAGAAGCAGCCGATGCCTGTCGGAATGGGCGGACCTGCAATCAAATGTCGTCTCCAAGTGGGAGGTCAGTAA
- a CDS encoding TldD/PmbA family protein has protein sequence MVNCTIEQAKKIMSTVQAAGFDKAEVIMTASDMTEMQVDAGDVSLMRSTEDLDLSIRGIRGGRYAMVTLNQTDDASLKAGLEKLNDAIDSAPVDSARAFAPKQPAAKAIAEGPSEPNLDMMYSRMSDFVSITGDKYPALKLEQSGVQFRRSRYLRVNSEGLELDEASGHYTMSAMFSSKVGEKMSSFNFTGAIAKDLNRDFMHWGSTARLIENSVKEVNHEPFTGKFKGTVILTPDCVYDFLGTWFSHLRDDRMISETSQLRDKIGQPVASPLLTVRIEPHHPEFAIHEHSTGDGYVSQPSVIVENGVLKSFLLSDYGSRKTGLPRAINSSANRVIDAGQTSYADMISSTKQGLLLGRFSGGNAAANGDLSGVAKNSFLIEGGEITRPVSEVMISGNAFEMMRSIAAISKERVNDGGTLTPWVKVEGLTVAGAN, from the coding sequence ATGGTTAACTGCACAATAGAACAGGCAAAGAAAATCATGTCGACTGTTCAAGCTGCGGGTTTTGATAAAGCAGAAGTGATCATGACCGCATCTGATATGACTGAAATGCAGGTCGATGCAGGGGATGTTTCGCTGATGCGCAGTACGGAAGATCTTGATCTTTCTATTCGCGGCATTCGCGGCGGTCGCTATGCGATGGTGACTCTCAACCAGACCGATGATGCCAGTTTGAAAGCGGGACTTGAGAAGCTAAACGACGCGATTGATTCTGCACCAGTTGACTCGGCTCGAGCGTTTGCACCCAAGCAGCCTGCCGCTAAAGCGATCGCCGAGGGGCCATCGGAACCAAACTTGGACATGATGTATAGCCGCATGTCCGATTTCGTATCGATTACTGGTGACAAGTATCCTGCGTTGAAACTCGAGCAGAGTGGCGTGCAGTTTCGCCGGTCGCGATATTTGCGCGTGAATTCTGAAGGCTTGGAACTCGATGAAGCTTCTGGACACTACACAATGTCGGCGATGTTCTCGTCGAAAGTTGGTGAAAAGATGAGTTCCTTCAATTTCACTGGGGCGATCGCGAAAGATTTAAATCGTGATTTCATGCATTGGGGTTCGACTGCTCGCTTGATTGAAAACTCGGTGAAAGAAGTGAACCACGAGCCTTTCACCGGAAAATTTAAAGGTACGGTTATTTTGACGCCGGATTGTGTGTATGACTTTCTAGGAACATGGTTCAGCCATTTGCGGGACGACCGCATGATTTCTGAAACCAGTCAGCTTCGCGACAAAATAGGCCAGCCTGTTGCTTCGCCTCTGTTAACCGTGCGAATCGAGCCCCATCATCCTGAATTTGCGATTCACGAGCACAGTACGGGGGATGGCTATGTTTCGCAACCGTCGGTGATTGTGGAAAATGGAGTTCTTAAATCATTTCTGTTATCGGACTATGGCTCGCGTAAAACGGGTCTTCCTCGTGCCATCAACAGCAGCGCAAACCGAGTGATCGATGCTGGCCAAACTTCGTATGCTGACATGATTTCATCGACCAAACAGGGGTTGTTACTTGGACGCTTTTCGGGAGGAAATGCCGCAGCCAACGGCGATCTTTCGGGTGTCGCGAAAAACTCCTTCTTGATTGAGGGCGGCGAGATCACTCGACCAGTGTCTGAGGTGATGATTTCGGGTAACGCCTTCGAGATGATGCGATCAATCGCGGCGATTTCAAAAGAGCGGGTAAACGACGGCGGTACGCTAACTCCCTGGGTAAAAGTCGAGGGACTAACAGTTGCCGGCGCAAATTAA
- a CDS encoding trypsin-like peptidase domain-containing protein: MNLQKIYSSIVAKRSLWMATALFIVAAACTYSLDAVSQGKGGKPSMALPAPKTEVPLDSKKLSDPLPANLFIELGKLLNPAVVSIFSSQAPRDTGRGGYRDPMQDLFEQFWGAPFGRPEPRGGRGSPQASGLGTGFIVREDGLIITNNHVVAQADLIKVQLDNNSDKFFEAEVLGRDARTDIAVLKIDAKRSLPVAQLGTSKDVQVGEWVAAFGNPYGHAHTMTKGIVSAIGRAIPELNRFPFIQTDASINPGNSGGPLVNAKGLVIGVNTAIDARAQGIGFAIPIDDVKKVILQLEKDGRIRRGFLGIGLAPLTPDVAEQLGLGDTEGVIVSQIMRGGPADKAGLQPYDIIIEFNGKKLSGPGDLQVSVGDSDVGRKVAVKVLRFADDRSKKTLNLEVTLAENPEDLSTLKPTQDSKPPQGGKAVPHDLGFKVADETPKLRQFYNVSPEAKGPIIVEVAASGPAARVGLREGDVILDVNRQAVSKASDVSSRLVKGRNLIRVARGNSILIAVVGTK; the protein is encoded by the coding sequence ATGAACTTACAAAAAATTTATTCGTCAATTGTCGCAAAAAGGTCTCTTTGGATGGCGACTGCACTTTTCATTGTTGCAGCTGCTTGCACCTACAGCCTGGACGCCGTCTCGCAGGGTAAAGGTGGCAAACCCTCGATGGCGCTACCGGCGCCGAAGACCGAGGTTCCGCTAGATTCTAAAAAGTTAAGTGATCCGCTGCCGGCAAACTTATTCATTGAACTCGGAAAACTTTTGAATCCCGCGGTTGTGTCTATTTTCTCGTCCCAAGCGCCGCGAGACACAGGACGCGGCGGCTATCGCGATCCAATGCAGGATTTATTTGAGCAATTCTGGGGTGCCCCCTTTGGCCGACCAGAACCGCGCGGCGGAAGAGGGTCGCCACAGGCGTCGGGACTAGGCACCGGGTTCATCGTGCGCGAAGACGGTTTGATCATCACGAACAACCACGTCGTTGCACAGGCCGATCTCATCAAAGTGCAACTCGACAACAACTCGGACAAATTTTTTGAGGCAGAAGTCCTCGGCCGCGACGCCCGCACCGATATAGCGGTACTTAAAATCGATGCCAAACGCTCCCTGCCCGTTGCTCAACTCGGTACAAGCAAAGACGTTCAGGTAGGAGAATGGGTAGCGGCCTTCGGCAATCCTTATGGTCATGCGCACACGATGACCAAAGGGATTGTGTCGGCGATTGGCCGAGCGATCCCAGAACTCAACCGGTTTCCCTTCATCCAAACAGATGCGAGTATTAACCCAGGAAATTCGGGTGGACCTTTGGTCAATGCCAAAGGCCTCGTCATTGGTGTGAACACCGCTATCGATGCGAGGGCGCAAGGTATTGGATTTGCGATTCCCATCGACGACGTAAAGAAAGTTATTCTGCAACTAGAAAAAGACGGCCGCATTCGCCGTGGCTTTCTTGGTATTGGCCTAGCGCCGCTTACACCTGATGTCGCCGAACAATTAGGACTCGGTGACACCGAAGGCGTGATTGTATCGCAAATCATGCGCGGTGGTCCCGCGGACAAAGCTGGTCTACAGCCATATGACATCATCATCGAATTCAACGGAAAAAAACTTAGCGGACCTGGTGATTTGCAAGTCTCTGTTGGAGACAGCGATGTCGGAAGGAAAGTCGCCGTCAAAGTTTTGCGATTTGCAGATGACCGCTCAAAGAAAACTTTGAATCTCGAAGTGACTCTTGCTGAGAATCCAGAGGATCTTTCAACACTTAAACCGACGCAAGACTCGAAGCCTCCGCAAGGAGGCAAGGCAGTTCCTCACGATCTCGGCTTTAAGGTGGCCGACGAGACTCCAAAGCTTCGGCAGTTTTACAATGTTTCGCCCGAGGCAAAGGGGCCTATCATTGTCGAAGTAGCGGCATCAGGTCCGGCAGCTCGCGTGGGACTTCGCGAAGGCGACGTGATTCTCGACGTCAATCGGCAAGCTGTTTCAAAAGCTTCCGATGTATCCAGTCGCCTCGTGAAGGGACGAAACTTGATTCGCGTCGCTCGAGGCAACTCGATTCTGATTGCTGTCGTGGGGACTAAGTAA
- a CDS encoding DUF1844 domain-containing protein translates to MEANLSTLVLSIASSAAMALGLAPHPVSGKTEKDATLAKFNIDLLSMLEEKTRGNRTADEDRFITSVVQDLKLKFVELN, encoded by the coding sequence ATGGAAGCTAACCTCTCGACGCTCGTTCTTTCAATTGCATCTAGTGCTGCAATGGCGCTGGGCCTTGCGCCCCATCCAGTTTCCGGCAAAACGGAAAAGGACGCGACGCTTGCGAAATTCAACATCGACCTGCTATCGATGTTAGAAGAAAAAACGCGGGGAAACCGCACTGCCGATGAAGACCGCTTTATCACGTCGGTTGTTCAAGACTTGAAATTGAAATTTGTTGAACTTAATTAG
- a CDS encoding MoxR family ATPase, with protein sequence MSQNVDVMALNAAIKQEAQFVDRMLKEIGKVVVGQREMVEGILMGLLTGGHVLLEGVPGLAKTLTIASVSKSISLDFNRIQFTPDLLPSDLIGTMIFNPKSGEFAPKKGPIFTNIVLADEINRAPAKVQSALLEAMAEKQVTIGDTTYKLEVPFLVLATQNPLEQEGTYPLPEAQMDRFMFKIMVEYPTKQEEFEIMNRMGQDKTPVIESVISREDLMRARARVDEIYVDDKIRHYIVELVMATREPAKYGLGALAPLVRVGASPRATISLIRAAKAHAFLRSRGFVTAEDVKAVAPLVLRHRLILSFEAEAEEIKSDQVVKDLLSHVEVP encoded by the coding sequence ATGTCTCAAAACGTCGATGTGATGGCATTAAATGCCGCGATAAAACAAGAGGCTCAGTTTGTTGACCGAATGCTGAAGGAAATCGGCAAGGTGGTCGTCGGCCAGCGCGAGATGGTCGAAGGAATTTTAATGGGCCTCCTCACGGGCGGTCATGTTTTGTTGGAAGGCGTACCGGGTCTTGCGAAAACACTGACCATCGCTTCGGTTTCGAAATCGATCTCGCTCGATTTTAATCGAATCCAGTTCACTCCCGATCTTTTACCATCGGATTTAATCGGAACGATGATTTTTAATCCGAAGTCAGGTGAGTTTGCCCCTAAAAAGGGCCCGATTTTTACGAACATCGTTTTGGCCGATGAAATTAACCGCGCACCGGCGAAAGTTCAATCCGCATTGCTGGAAGCGATGGCCGAAAAACAAGTCACCATCGGTGACACGACTTACAAGTTGGAAGTTCCTTTTTTGGTTCTTGCTACACAAAACCCGCTAGAACAAGAGGGCACCTATCCGCTTCCTGAAGCACAGATGGATCGCTTCATGTTTAAGATCATGGTGGAATACCCAACCAAGCAAGAAGAATTCGAGATCATGAATCGCATGGGGCAGGACAAGACGCCAGTCATCGAAAGTGTGATTTCTCGCGAAGATTTAATGCGCGCTCGTGCTCGGGTTGACGAAATTTATGTCGACGACAAAATCCGGCATTACATTGTTGAGCTTGTTATGGCAACTCGGGAGCCTGCCAAGTACGGTCTCGGCGCATTAGCTCCCTTGGTTCGCGTCGGGGCAAGTCCACGGGCGACGATTAGTTTGATCCGCGCTGCTAAGGCGCACGCATTTTTACGTTCTCGCGGATTTGTGACAGCTGAAGACGTGAAAGCGGTCGCGCCTTTGGTTTTGCGTCACCGCTTGATACTTTCGTTTGAGGCTGAAGCCGAGGAAATCAAAAGCGATCAGGTGGTCAAAGATCTGCTAAGTCACGTCGAGGTTCCATAA
- a CDS encoding DUF58 domain-containing protein, with amino-acid sequence MSLPPEILKKVRLLEISTRKLVNSLFVGSYHSAFKGQGMTFSEFREYVAGDDVRTISWPLTARTGKVYIKKYDEERELTLMLLVDVSGSLDFGTGAEFKGEIATHLSALLGFAAAKNNDHVGLLLFSDQVEHFVPPKKGRGHVNRILRDLFYQKPLHSATKIAPAIQYIQGVLKKKAIVFVFSDFNDEGFAESLRMIAKKHDVIAVVVDDKAERTLPKMGLVDLRDAETGEVYTVDTSSKSFREAFEIEVKRRIERREIELRKAGVDRIDVSTNSDFVAPLASYFRRRAAGGGK; translated from the coding sequence ATGTCGCTGCCACCGGAAATCTTAAAAAAAGTTCGGCTGCTTGAGATTTCGACTCGCAAGCTCGTGAACTCTTTGTTTGTTGGCAGTTATCACTCGGCCTTCAAGGGCCAAGGTATGACCTTTTCCGAGTTTCGCGAGTATGTTGCAGGAGACGATGTCCGCACAATCTCATGGCCTTTGACGGCTCGAACCGGCAAGGTCTACATCAAAAAATATGATGAAGAGCGAGAACTGACGTTGATGTTACTAGTTGATGTCAGCGGTTCTCTGGATTTTGGCACCGGGGCAGAGTTCAAAGGCGAAATTGCCACTCACTTGTCAGCACTTCTGGGTTTTGCCGCAGCGAAGAATAACGATCACGTCGGCCTGCTGCTATTCAGCGATCAAGTAGAGCATTTTGTTCCTCCAAAAAAAGGGCGCGGTCACGTGAATCGAATTTTGCGCGACCTTTTTTATCAAAAACCGCTTCATAGCGCGACAAAGATTGCTCCAGCAATACAGTACATTCAAGGCGTTCTTAAAAAGAAGGCGATCGTTTTTGTTTTTTCCGATTTCAACGACGAAGGTTTTGCCGAGTCACTTCGGATGATCGCCAAAAAGCACGATGTGATTGCCGTGGTTGTTGACGACAAGGCGGAACGCACGCTTCCAAAGATGGGCCTCGTCGATCTGAGAGATGCGGAGACTGGCGAAGTGTACACTGTCGACACTTCCTCGAAGTCGTTTCGTGAGGCGTTTGAAATTGAAGTTAAACGACGAATTGAACGTCGTGAAATTGAATTGCGTAAAGCCGGTGTGGATCGTATCGATGTTTCCACCAACTCTGACTTTGTTGCACCGCTTGCCTCCTATTTCCGTCGGCGGGCGGCAGGTGGCGGCAAATGA